A window from Setaria italica strain Yugu1 chromosome VIII, Setaria_italica_v2.0, whole genome shotgun sequence encodes these proteins:
- the LOC101771440 gene encoding serine/arginine repetitive matrix protein 1 isoform X2, producing the protein MVAMSVDEDEERRLDDRPMHQGCMAGFLHLFDRPQILSGRRLHGSPRRLMSSGSSGSATPSERSMQLDRATPAPSSPDMTPPAAPRPSLQLPPLDLKDGGGGAGGLGGIGAAPSWRLPRLSLDSRAVVDARGKLRPREIRTSPAPGGAPPSPSAGDERRSPSVVARLMGLDALPHGQTAAGDGAHSGAASPAALRRSASERVPRDPSHFRFVDPAFFERPASPLPPLMQRPSPSAAAAAAEAAMMRRAPPDPACPRAFQRRSRFDAHEVFPDPARRADPTAAGAHGEIALYGEIERRLRKRGIAEPARDLETLKQILEALQLKGLLHHAPPQPVRTAPPPPIVVMRPSSRALPQVQPAARLTPARRLRVDVDRARRPRSPDPSASPARSPASPARRGPHSPQRRVSPAQSPKQQPPPQPFRRPSGFDSAGARARIARRAAQNAAALSPDDEASTTFSDGGSSSSFSASSRWDLEPPDTRTDRVLERCGKLLSSIQAFTGGDAAGSDQQPSPVSVLDAAAFLADEESPSSSSGSKRAIDFSSSSVGRPKPSAATAASDPEDDEWALAPWPAVGPDAGGDPDYAYVAELVRLFGGARRLRDPADVYKAAEQGRPVDTWHHRMLLCGAVGEALERQRAACPWEPAAWLRGAELVDHVWAEVRRAGEPVSLAAGEEDMNDVTCNAIRRDLTVDGGRWAPTQQGRRVVSGAEAAEAVLQIERLVFKDLVADTIRELADADRPLPRRKLVF; encoded by the exons ATGGTGGCGATGAGcgtggacgaggacgaggagcggCGGCTGGACGACCGGCCCATGCACCAGGGATGCATGGCCGGCTTCCTCCACCTCTTCGACCGCCCCCAGATCCTCTCCGGCCGCCGGCTCCacggctcgccgcgccgcctcaTGTCCTCGGGCTCCAGT GGGTCGGCGACGCCGTCGGAGCGGTCGATGCAGCTGGACCGGGCGACGCCGGCGCCTTCGTCGCCGGACatgacgccgccggccgcgccgaggCCGTCGCTGCAGCTCCCGCCGCTGGACCtcaaggacggcggcggcggcgccggtgggtTGGGTGGGATCGGCGCCGCGCCGTCGTGGAGGCTGCCGCGGCTCTCGCTCGACAGCCGCGCGGTCGTGGACGCCAGGGGCAAGCTCCGGCCGCGCGAGATCCGGACCTCGCCCGCCCCCGGCGGCGCGCCCCCGTCCCCGTCCGCGGGGGACGAGCGGCGGTCTCCCAGCGTCGTCGCGCGGCTCATGGGCCTCGACGCTCTCCCGCACGGCCagacggcggcgggggacggCGCGCATTCCGGCGCTGCCAGCCCGGCCGCGCTCCGGCGGTCGGCGTCGGAGCGGGTGCCGAGGGACCCGTCGCACTTCCGGTTCGTCGACCCGGCCTTCTTCGAGCGCCCCGCgtcgccgctcccgccgctgaTGCagaggccgtcgccgtcggcggcggctgcggccgcggaggcggcgatgatgcggcgggcgccgccggatccggcctgCCCGCGCGCGTTCCAGAGGCGCAGCCGCTTCGACGCCCACGAGGTGTTCCCGGACCCCGCGAGGCGCGCCGACCCGACGGCTGCCGGCGCACACGGCGAGATCGCGCTCTACGGCGAGATCGAGCGGCGCCTCCGCAAGCGCGGCATCGCGGAGCCGGCGCGGGATCTCGAGACGCTCAAGCAAATCCTGGAGGCGCTGCAGCTCAAGGGCCTGCTCCACCACGCCCCGCCGCAGCCCGTCCgcaccgcgccgccaccgcccatcGTCGTCATGCGCCCGTCCAGTCGCGCGCTGCCGCAGGTGCAGCCGGCGGCACGGTTGACGCCCGCGCGGCGGCTCCGCGTCGACGTCGACCGCGCTCGCCGCCCACGGTCGCCTGATCCGTCTGCGTCCCCCGCGCGGAGCCCGGCATCCCCCGCGAGACGCGGCCCGCACTCGCCGCAGCGGCGTGTGTCTCCGGCGCAGTCCCcgaagcagcagccgccgccgcagcctttCAGGAGGCCAAGCGGCTTTGACTCCGCGGGCGCCCGTGCCCGCATTGCCCGCCGCGCGGCGCAGAACGCCGCGGCGCTCTCTCCCGACGACGAGGCCTCAACCACCTTTTCcgacggcggcagcagcagctccttCAGCGCCTCCTCCCGCTGGGACTTGGAGCCG CCGGACACCCGGACGGACCGCGTGCTGGAGCGGTGCGGGAAGCTCCTGAGCAGCATCCAGGCTTtcaccggcggcgacgcggcggggtCCGACCAGCAGCCGAGCCCGGTGTCCGTGCTCGACGCGGCGGCCTTCCTCGCCGACGAGgagtcgccgtcgtcgtcgtcggggtcgAAACGAGCCATCGacttcagcagcagcagcgtcggCCGCCCGAAGCCTTCGGCAGCCACGGCGGCGTCCGACCCGGAGGATGACGAGTGGGCCCTCGCGCCGTGGCCCGCGGTGGGCCCCGATGCGGGCGGCGACCCGGACTACGCCTACGTGGCGGAGCTGGTCCGGCTGTTCGGTGGCGCCCGCAGGCTGCGGGACCCGGCCGACGTGTACAAGGCCGCGGAGCAGGGGCGCCCCGTCGACACGTGGCACCACCGGATGCTGCTGTGCGGTGCGGTGGGCGAGGCCCTGGAGCGGCAGCGCGCGGCGTGCCCGTGGGAGCCCGCGGCGTGGCTCCGCGGCGCCGAGCTCGTGGACCACGTCTGGGCCGAGGTCAGGCGCGCCGGCGAGCCCGTGTCGCTGGCCGCCGGGGAAGAGGACATGAACGACGTCACCTGCAACGCGATCCGGCGCGACCTTACCGTTgacggcggccggtgggcgCCGACGCAGCAGGGGCGGCGGGTGGTCTCGGGAGCGGAGGCAGCGGAGGCCGTGCTGCAGATCGAGCGGCTGGTGTTCAAGGACCTGGTCGCCGACACGAtccgcgagctcgccgacgcgGACCGGCCTCTTCCCCGCCGGAAGCTGGTCTTCTGA
- the LOC101771440 gene encoding serine/arginine repetitive matrix protein 1 isoform X1, whose protein sequence is MVAMSVDEDEERRLDDRPMHQGCMAGFLHLFDRPQILSGRRLHGSPRRLMSSGSSGSATPSERSMQLDRATPAPSSPDMTPPAAPRPSLQLPPLDLKDGGGGAGGLGGIGAAPSWRLPRLSLDSRAVVDARGKLRPREIRTSPAPGGAPPSPSAGDERRSPSVVARLMGLDALPHGQTAAGDGAHSGAASPAALRRSASERVPRDPSHFRFVDPAFFERPASPLPPLMQRPSPSAAAAAAEAAMMRRAPPDPACPRAFQRRSRFDAHEVFPDPARRADPTAAGAHGEIALYGEIERRLRKRGIAEPARDLETLKQILEALQLKGLLHHAPPQPVRTAPPPPIVVMRPSSRALPQVQPAARLTPARRLRVDVDRARRPRSPDPSASPARSPASPARRGPHSPQRRVSPAQSPKQQPPPQPFRRPSGFDSAGARARIARRAAQNAAALSPDDEASTTFSDGGSSSSFSASSRWDLEPQPDTRTDRVLERCGKLLSSIQAFTGGDAAGSDQQPSPVSVLDAAAFLADEESPSSSSGSKRAIDFSSSSVGRPKPSAATAASDPEDDEWALAPWPAVGPDAGGDPDYAYVAELVRLFGGARRLRDPADVYKAAEQGRPVDTWHHRMLLCGAVGEALERQRAACPWEPAAWLRGAELVDHVWAEVRRAGEPVSLAAGEEDMNDVTCNAIRRDLTVDGGRWAPTQQGRRVVSGAEAAEAVLQIERLVFKDLVADTIRELADADRPLPRRKLVF, encoded by the exons ATGGTGGCGATGAGcgtggacgaggacgaggagcggCGGCTGGACGACCGGCCCATGCACCAGGGATGCATGGCCGGCTTCCTCCACCTCTTCGACCGCCCCCAGATCCTCTCCGGCCGCCGGCTCCacggctcgccgcgccgcctcaTGTCCTCGGGCTCCAGT GGGTCGGCGACGCCGTCGGAGCGGTCGATGCAGCTGGACCGGGCGACGCCGGCGCCTTCGTCGCCGGACatgacgccgccggccgcgccgaggCCGTCGCTGCAGCTCCCGCCGCTGGACCtcaaggacggcggcggcggcgccggtgggtTGGGTGGGATCGGCGCCGCGCCGTCGTGGAGGCTGCCGCGGCTCTCGCTCGACAGCCGCGCGGTCGTGGACGCCAGGGGCAAGCTCCGGCCGCGCGAGATCCGGACCTCGCCCGCCCCCGGCGGCGCGCCCCCGTCCCCGTCCGCGGGGGACGAGCGGCGGTCTCCCAGCGTCGTCGCGCGGCTCATGGGCCTCGACGCTCTCCCGCACGGCCagacggcggcgggggacggCGCGCATTCCGGCGCTGCCAGCCCGGCCGCGCTCCGGCGGTCGGCGTCGGAGCGGGTGCCGAGGGACCCGTCGCACTTCCGGTTCGTCGACCCGGCCTTCTTCGAGCGCCCCGCgtcgccgctcccgccgctgaTGCagaggccgtcgccgtcggcggcggctgcggccgcggaggcggcgatgatgcggcgggcgccgccggatccggcctgCCCGCGCGCGTTCCAGAGGCGCAGCCGCTTCGACGCCCACGAGGTGTTCCCGGACCCCGCGAGGCGCGCCGACCCGACGGCTGCCGGCGCACACGGCGAGATCGCGCTCTACGGCGAGATCGAGCGGCGCCTCCGCAAGCGCGGCATCGCGGAGCCGGCGCGGGATCTCGAGACGCTCAAGCAAATCCTGGAGGCGCTGCAGCTCAAGGGCCTGCTCCACCACGCCCCGCCGCAGCCCGTCCgcaccgcgccgccaccgcccatcGTCGTCATGCGCCCGTCCAGTCGCGCGCTGCCGCAGGTGCAGCCGGCGGCACGGTTGACGCCCGCGCGGCGGCTCCGCGTCGACGTCGACCGCGCTCGCCGCCCACGGTCGCCTGATCCGTCTGCGTCCCCCGCGCGGAGCCCGGCATCCCCCGCGAGACGCGGCCCGCACTCGCCGCAGCGGCGTGTGTCTCCGGCGCAGTCCCcgaagcagcagccgccgccgcagcctttCAGGAGGCCAAGCGGCTTTGACTCCGCGGGCGCCCGTGCCCGCATTGCCCGCCGCGCGGCGCAGAACGCCGCGGCGCTCTCTCCCGACGACGAGGCCTCAACCACCTTTTCcgacggcggcagcagcagctccttCAGCGCCTCCTCCCGCTGGGACTTGGAGCCG CAGCCGGACACCCGGACGGACCGCGTGCTGGAGCGGTGCGGGAAGCTCCTGAGCAGCATCCAGGCTTtcaccggcggcgacgcggcggggtCCGACCAGCAGCCGAGCCCGGTGTCCGTGCTCGACGCGGCGGCCTTCCTCGCCGACGAGgagtcgccgtcgtcgtcgtcggggtcgAAACGAGCCATCGacttcagcagcagcagcgtcggCCGCCCGAAGCCTTCGGCAGCCACGGCGGCGTCCGACCCGGAGGATGACGAGTGGGCCCTCGCGCCGTGGCCCGCGGTGGGCCCCGATGCGGGCGGCGACCCGGACTACGCCTACGTGGCGGAGCTGGTCCGGCTGTTCGGTGGCGCCCGCAGGCTGCGGGACCCGGCCGACGTGTACAAGGCCGCGGAGCAGGGGCGCCCCGTCGACACGTGGCACCACCGGATGCTGCTGTGCGGTGCGGTGGGCGAGGCCCTGGAGCGGCAGCGCGCGGCGTGCCCGTGGGAGCCCGCGGCGTGGCTCCGCGGCGCCGAGCTCGTGGACCACGTCTGGGCCGAGGTCAGGCGCGCCGGCGAGCCCGTGTCGCTGGCCGCCGGGGAAGAGGACATGAACGACGTCACCTGCAACGCGATCCGGCGCGACCTTACCGTTgacggcggccggtgggcgCCGACGCAGCAGGGGCGGCGGGTGGTCTCGGGAGCGGAGGCAGCGGAGGCCGTGCTGCAGATCGAGCGGCTGGTGTTCAAGGACCTGGTCGCCGACACGAtccgcgagctcgccgacgcgGACCGGCCTCTTCCCCGCCGGAAGCTGGTCTTCTGA